A portion of the Mycoplasma sp. (ex Biomphalaria glabrata) genome contains these proteins:
- a CDS encoding ribose-phosphate diphosphokinase — protein MQNNQQIIFGLSRSLELAKKVSKQASILLGEVEKLEFKDGEILVKPVNTVRGKDVFIIQSTSKPVNDSIMELLIFIDACTRASARSISLVIPYFGYARQDRKSKVHEPITSKLIAKLISTLKVERVITFDLHCPQIEGFFDVPVDNLNALPTLCNHIVNKQLKNLVVVSPDQGGVVRARKLAESLDTSLAIIDKRRHIANKSEVMNILGDVENKNCLLIDDMIDTGGTIINAANALKSKGANKIYVACTHGLFNGDAVEKFNNASSIDNIITTDTITLDKKITKLEVITISDFLADVIKAIIESKPIGSVYKEHTKVLPTSWN, from the coding sequence ATGCAAAATAATCAACAAATCATTTTCGGTCTATCAAGATCTTTAGAATTAGCTAAGAAAGTTTCAAAACAGGCATCAATTTTATTAGGTGAAGTGGAAAAATTAGAATTTAAAGACGGGGAAATTCTTGTAAAACCCGTCAATACAGTTAGAGGTAAGGATGTTTTTATTATTCAAAGTACTTCTAAACCGGTTAATGATTCAATAATGGAATTGTTAATTTTTATAGATGCATGCACACGCGCTTCAGCTAGGAGTATAAGTTTAGTTATTCCTTATTTTGGTTATGCTAGACAAGATAGAAAAAGTAAAGTACATGAACCGATTACTTCAAAATTAATAGCTAAATTAATAAGTACATTGAAAGTCGAACGTGTAATTACATTTGATTTGCATTGTCCACAAATAGAGGGTTTTTTTGATGTTCCTGTTGATAATTTGAATGCATTACCAACTCTTTGCAATCATATTGTTAATAAGCAACTTAAAAACCTTGTGGTAGTTTCTCCAGATCAAGGTGGTGTTGTTAGAGCTAGAAAACTAGCAGAATCATTAGATACTTCATTGGCGATTATTGATAAAAGAAGACATATAGCTAATAAATCTGAGGTTATGAATATTCTTGGAGATGTGGAAAATAAAAATTGTCTTTTAATAGATGATATGATTGATACCGGAGGAACAATTATTAATGCCGCTAATGCTTTAAAAAGTAAAGGAGCTAATAAAATTTATGTAGCATGTACGCACGGTTTATTTAATGGAGATGCTGTAGAAAAATTTAATAATGCATCGTCTATTGACAATATAATTACAACAGACACAATAACTTTAGATAAAAAAATTACTAAATTAGAAGTTATCACGATATCAGATTTCTTGGCTGATGTAATTAAGGCTATTATTGAATCAAAACCAATTGGTAGTGTTTACAAAGAACATACAAAAGTTTTACCAACATCATGAAATTAA
- the pth gene encoding aminoacyl-tRNA hydrolase, with amino-acid sequence MKLIVGLGNPGKEYEKTRHNVGFLAIDHYIETNNLGNYSKHQFGEYIKCQEKGAIFAKPTTYMNLSGTFVCYLAGYFKINVSDIFVIYDDISFEIGKFKLKQNGTSGGHNGIDDIIKNFKTTEIKRLKIGIYSPHQSSMKHFVLSKFRNDELEKLQKLFETTDRIIESFLAKDFTKIQNEFNSK; translated from the coding sequence ATGAAATTAATTGTAGGATTGGGTAATCCGGGAAAAGAATACGAAAAAACAAGACACAATGTTGGTTTTTTAGCTATTGATCATTACATAGAAACAAATAATCTTGGAAATTATTCAAAACATCAATTTGGTGAGTATATTAAATGTCAAGAAAAAGGTGCTATTTTTGCAAAACCAACAACTTATATGAATTTAAGTGGGACATTTGTTTGTTATTTAGCTGGTTATTTTAAAATTAATGTAAGTGATATATTCGTGATTTATGACGATATTTCATTTGAAATAGGTAAATTTAAATTAAAGCAAAACGGAACATCTGGCGGGCACAACGGAATAGATGACATTATTAAAAATTTTAAAACAACAGAAATTAAAAGACTAAAAATAGGTATTTATTCACCTCACCAATCATCAATGAAACATTTTGTTCTTTCAAAATTTAGGAATGACGAGTTAGAGAAATTACAAAAATTATTTGAAACAACAGATAGGATAATAGAAAGTTTTTTAGCAAAAGATTTTACAAAAATACAAAATGAATTTAACTCAAAGTAA
- the tilS gene encoding tRNA lysidine(34) synthetase TilS yields MNLTQSNYNNLEDVYLVGISGGPDSVYLLHYLLNKGYKKLILVHINYNKRPTSNRDEEIVNQLANKFFLPFETLNVTEELQGNFQNWARKIRLSFFKKNINKYKAKGVFLGHNLNDQVETFLIKKHQRKTLNFSGIKNIQLVNDIYLFRPILEISRQQIIEFLDSNKINYGIDETNDSEIYLRNSIRKNIKNYEHHEILQKIKENKIKEEQIVNLIKKNSSNLFYITNFLSLNKEEKFFFFKIWTNYSLSLKNIENITCFLAKKTNPNGIFELKQIKITKQYDQFFLQELEQKNISKYEVIIENKNFSFQNEYLSISSSFKIDHKYWEFCGNFPLKIRNYESLDKINEKKISKLFIKNKIPLNYRKKWPVIVDLNEQVISVIGIKNINSNECLKKLSIYYKII; encoded by the coding sequence ATGAATTTAACTCAAAGTAATTATAACAATTTAGAAGATGTTTATTTAGTCGGGATCAGTGGTGGTCCAGATAGTGTATATTTACTACATTACTTATTAAACAAAGGATACAAAAAACTAATTCTAGTCCATATTAACTACAATAAACGTCCAACAAGTAATCGGGACGAAGAAATTGTTAATCAATTAGCTAATAAGTTCTTTCTTCCTTTTGAAACACTTAATGTTACTGAAGAATTGCAAGGTAATTTTCAAAATTGAGCAAGAAAAATAAGATTATCATTTTTTAAAAAAAATATTAATAAATATAAGGCAAAGGGTGTTTTTTTAGGACACAATTTAAATGATCAAGTGGAAACATTTTTAATTAAAAAACATCAACGTAAAACCTTAAATTTTTCTGGAATAAAGAATATTCAATTAGTTAACGATATTTATTTATTTAGACCTATTCTAGAAATTTCTAGACAGCAAATTATCGAATTTTTAGACAGCAATAAAATTAATTATGGAATTGATGAAACTAATGATTCTGAAATTTATTTAAGAAATAGCATTAGAAAAAATATTAAAAATTATGAGCATCACGAAATTTTACAAAAAATTAAAGAAAATAAGATAAAAGAAGAACAAATCGTTAATCTAATTAAAAAAAATTCTAGTAATTTATTTTATATAACTAATTTTCTTTCCCTAAATAAGGAAGAAAAATTTTTTTTCTTCAAAATATGAACTAATTATTCATTATCATTAAAAAATATTGAAAACATAACTTGTTTTCTTGCAAAGAAAACAAATCCTAATGGCATTTTTGAATTAAAACAAATTAAAATTACAAAACAATATGATCAATTTTTTTTACAAGAATTAGAGCAAAAAAACATTAGCAAATATGAAGTTATTATTGAAAATAAAAACTTTTCTTTTCAAAATGAATATTTATCTATTAGTTCTTCATTTAAAATTGATCACAAATACTGAGAATTTTGCGGAAATTTTCCATTAAAAATCAGAAATTACGAATCTCTAGATAAAATTAATGAAAAAAAAATTAGTAAATTATTTATTAAGAACAAAATTCCTCTAAACTACAGGAAAAAATGACCAGTTATCGTTGATTTGAACGAACAAGTAATTTCGGTTATTGGTATTAAAAACATTAATTCAAATGAATGTTTAAAAAAATTATCTATATATTATAAAATAATATAG
- a CDS encoding phosphoribosyltransferase has translation MKKLITKEQLHARNIEIAKEISNIYGDEELTCIVLLRGAFFFGSDLCKLLNNIKIDFLISTSYEGQKSKTNLGYNLISDIREDIVGKNVLIIEDIIDSGDSMIDTINIIRLKKPKSITVVSCLKRKKMIKFIPSDHFIYGFEVGEGFLVGYGLDHNQKQRELEDIYTIE, from the coding sequence ATGAAAAAATTAATAACAAAAGAACAATTGCACGCAAGAAATATCGAGATAGCGAAAGAAATTAGTAATATTTATGGTGATGAAGAATTAACTTGCATTGTTCTTTTGAGGGGGGCTTTCTTCTTTGGTTCAGATTTATGTAAATTATTAAATAACATTAAAATTGATTTCTTAATTTCAACATCGTATGAAGGTCAAAAAAGTAAAACGAATCTTGGATATAATTTGATTTCAGATATTAGAGAAGATATTGTAGGTAAAAATGTGCTAATTATCGAAGATATTATTGATTCTGGTGATAGCATGATTGATACAATTAATATAATTAGATTAAAAAAACCAAAATCAATTACAGTGGTTTCTTGTTTAAAAAGAAAAAAAATGATTAAGTTCATTCCGTCAGATCATTTTATTTATGGTTTTGAAGTAGGAGAAGGATTTCTTGTGGGTTATGGACTTGATCATAATCAAAAACAGCGTGAATTAGAAGATATTTATACAATTGAATAA